A section of the Mesorhizobium loti genome encodes:
- a CDS encoding ABC transporter permease, which produces MKARRKEEGRWAWRLTGFVTICVYIFMFAPIVATVILSFNASMFGGFPMTGFSLQWYAKLMTNEQVLAAFRTSLWIALLTAAVTTAIGVVTAFALVRFEFPGKQALSTLVILPALVPETILGVGLLVLIKAVDQPRTMVLLVLGHILLAVPYVVLIAQARMVGIRRVYEEAALSLGASRLSSFREITLPLLIPAVVGGALLAFTISFDNTSASLFWRPAGVETMPTQILSMLKISISPEINALGTVMILVTVGIPLLGGLILQSLTRLKRRGEPKEEAR; this is translated from the coding sequence ATGAAGGCGCGGCGCAAGGAAGAAGGCAGATGGGCCTGGCGGCTGACCGGCTTCGTCACGATCTGCGTCTACATCTTCATGTTCGCGCCGATCGTGGCGACCGTCATCCTGTCGTTCAACGCCTCGATGTTCGGCGGCTTCCCGATGACCGGCTTCTCCCTGCAATGGTACGCCAAGCTGATGACCAACGAGCAGGTGCTGGCCGCCTTCCGCACCTCGCTGTGGATCGCGCTGCTCACCGCCGCCGTCACCACGGCGATAGGCGTGGTCACCGCCTTTGCGCTGGTGCGCTTCGAATTCCCCGGCAAGCAGGCGCTGAGCACGCTGGTGATCCTGCCGGCGCTGGTGCCGGAGACCATCCTGGGCGTCGGCCTTCTGGTGCTGATCAAGGCGGTCGACCAGCCAAGGACCATGGTGCTGCTGGTGCTCGGCCATATCCTGCTCGCCGTGCCCTATGTGGTGCTGATCGCGCAGGCGCGCATGGTCGGCATCCGGCGCGTCTACGAGGAGGCGGCGCTCTCGCTGGGCGCCTCGCGTTTGTCGTCGTTCCGCGAGATCACGCTGCCGCTGCTCATCCCCGCCGTCGTCGGCGGCGCGCTGCTCGCCTTCACCATCTCGTTCGACAACACGTCGGCCAGCCTGTTCTGGCGCCCGGCTGGCGTCGAGACCATGCCCACCCAGATCCTTTCGATGCTCAAGATCTCGATCAGTCCCGAGATCAACGCGCTCGGCACCGTGATGATCCTGGTGACCGTAGGAATCCCGCTGCTCGGCGGCCTGATCCTGCAAAGCCTGACCAGATTGAAAAGACGTGGCGAACCAAAGGAGGAAGCACGATGA
- a CDS encoding ABC transporter ATP-binding protein: MPDRNDLSELPRPEAAGATLSGAGKAASDSAEASQPAVEFRNIDIAYGKFVAVRDFSLSIRKGSFVTLLGPSGCGKTTILRSIAGLVDISGGQIMIDGRRVDDVPIYKRNIGLVFQSYALFPHKTVFDNVAFGLKYRNVPKPEIVRRVGKALEMVRLPGSEKKLPSQLSGGQQQRIALARAIVFEPQVLLLDEPLSALDANMREEMRVEIKKIQKETGITAIFVTHDQEEALSMSDRIVVMNAGSAEQIGTPEEVYERPATAFVADFLGKANMLAGTVSGSGKATAVVLASGQTVNVACPRQLADGSKVTVVVRPQKLTVGAAAGANHLSGRVVSASYLGGSAIYEIDIGGKTSIRANATITGRVLREGETIDLGFDPEGCVLLDEDGQRIS; encoded by the coding sequence GTGCCTGACAGAAACGACCTTTCAGAATTGCCCCGGCCGGAAGCGGCCGGGGCGACGCTGTCCGGCGCGGGCAAGGCCGCATCGGACAGCGCCGAAGCGAGCCAGCCGGCGGTCGAGTTTCGCAACATCGACATCGCCTATGGCAAGTTCGTCGCCGTGCGCGATTTCTCGCTGTCGATCCGCAAGGGCTCCTTCGTCACGCTGCTCGGCCCTTCGGGCTGCGGCAAGACCACGATCCTGCGCTCCATCGCCGGCCTGGTCGATATTTCAGGCGGCCAGATCATGATCGATGGGCGCCGGGTCGACGACGTGCCGATCTACAAGCGCAACATCGGCCTTGTCTTCCAGAGCTACGCGCTGTTCCCGCACAAGACCGTGTTCGACAACGTCGCCTTCGGCCTGAAATACCGCAACGTGCCGAAGCCGGAAATCGTGCGCAGGGTCGGCAAGGCGCTCGAAATGGTGCGGCTGCCGGGCAGCGAGAAGAAACTGCCCTCGCAATTGTCGGGCGGCCAGCAGCAGCGCATCGCGCTTGCCCGCGCCATCGTCTTCGAGCCGCAGGTGCTTTTGCTCGACGAGCCGCTATCGGCCCTGGACGCCAACATGCGCGAGGAAATGCGCGTCGAGATCAAGAAGATCCAGAAGGAAACCGGCATCACCGCCATCTTCGTCACCCACGACCAGGAAGAAGCGCTCTCCATGTCGGACCGCATCGTGGTTATGAACGCGGGATCGGCCGAGCAGATCGGCACGCCCGAGGAAGTCTACGAGCGGCCCGCCACCGCCTTCGTCGCCGATTTCCTCGGCAAGGCCAACATGCTGGCCGGCACCGTGAGCGGATCCGGCAAGGCAACGGCTGTGGTGCTTGCCAGCGGCCAGACGGTCAACGTGGCCTGTCCTAGGCAGCTTGCCGACGGCAGCAAGGTCACCGTCGTGGTGCGGCCGCAGAAACTGACGGTCGGCGCTGCGGCGGGCGCCAACCATCTGTCCGGCCGCGTCGTCTCGGCGTCATATCTGGGCGGCAGCGCCATCTACGAGATCGACATCGGCGGCAAGACCAGCATCCGCGCCAACGCAACGATCACTGGCCGGGTCCTTCGCGAAGGCGAGACGATCGACCTCGGATTCGATCCCGAGGGCTGCGTTCTGCTCGACGAGGACGGTCAGCGCATTTCGTGA
- a CDS encoding helix-turn-helix domain-containing protein, whose translation MAVPRLYYVTTGLDADIAFATWSAVLSPLFEPRPWARSKILPTGSANGAILGDMIIAKVAFEPQMFVRDAERIAATPDHILLHLYLSGGFNGLISGEQASIGPGKVAVIDLAHEVRTRAFASNTLSLVVPRTMLPDMAPGTLKARLDPPRNELLAAHIRSLQERSSQISEDEIASTVSDTADFLRRLFGHADFTWRNAQDADDDFLSLAQTAIRDNLAIGKLSPDFLAEKLGISRATLYRVFAPHGGIMRYVQERRLIAVRAALSDPLETRKLSRIAADLGFNSEAHFSRAFRQRFDMTATEYRQEQIEASKQTQLTSPEVVNRWWVDVATTARSASA comes from the coding sequence ATGGCTGTACCTCGGCTCTATTACGTAACGACTGGGTTGGATGCGGATATAGCCTTCGCCACGTGGAGCGCGGTGTTGTCCCCCCTGTTCGAGCCACGCCCTTGGGCCCGAAGCAAAATCCTGCCCACCGGATCGGCGAACGGAGCGATCCTGGGCGACATGATCATCGCTAAGGTGGCGTTCGAGCCGCAGATGTTTGTCCGCGACGCCGAACGTATCGCCGCCACTCCAGACCACATCTTGTTGCACCTCTATCTTAGCGGCGGCTTCAACGGTCTGATCTCAGGAGAGCAGGCTTCGATCGGTCCGGGAAAGGTCGCGGTCATCGATCTGGCGCACGAGGTCAGGACGCGGGCGTTCGCCTCCAACACATTGTCGCTCGTCGTTCCCCGAACGATGCTGCCCGACATGGCACCCGGCACCCTGAAGGCTCGCCTCGATCCGCCTCGCAACGAACTGCTCGCCGCCCACATCCGGTCGCTTCAGGAGCGGAGTTCTCAGATCTCGGAAGACGAGATCGCGAGCACTGTTTCCGATACGGCGGATTTTCTCAGGCGCTTGTTCGGCCACGCGGATTTCACATGGCGAAATGCTCAAGATGCCGATGATGATTTTCTGTCACTGGCGCAAACGGCAATTCGCGACAATCTCGCCATTGGCAAACTGTCGCCGGATTTCCTGGCCGAAAAGCTTGGCATATCGCGGGCCACGCTTTACCGCGTTTTCGCCCCTCACGGAGGCATCATGCGTTACGTCCAGGAGCGTCGGCTGATTGCCGTGCGGGCAGCGCTGAGCGATCCTCTCGAAACGCGCAAACTGTCGCGAATTGCAGCCGATCTCGGCTTCAACAGCGAAGCGCATTTCAGTCGCGCGTTTCGCCAGCGGTTCGATATGACCGCTACCGAGTATCGCCAAGAACAGATCGAGGCTTCGAAGCAGACGCAGCTGACAAGCCCGGAAGTCGTCAATCGATGGTGGGTGGACGTGGCTACGACAGCGCGCTCGGCCAGCGCATAG
- a CDS encoding ABC transporter substrate-binding protein: MKLSNGKRLERLHDRYRNGDLSRRTFLTLTAAAAAAAGLDMPWMRQALAAVQEVRFDGWGGTVQDAIDKYAFQPYTTKTKIKVVQGTFGDEDEIITKIKTSKPGDYQVIHSSGVNYYIKYVNGGLTSEINEANIPNMANVLQPMIEPFRKLTPKLSAVPYDYGTTGIAYNTKVISPEEAKEKGAALLLDKKYAGKVGGYDDMTTRVWYAALATGQDPNNIKDMDTIWAKVRETRDLAKKFWSSGAELMDLLSKGEIVVTDAWSGRVAALQDQGHPIGYLDPAGSYAWMEDMLILKGSPMAECEELINFMLDPATSIAVAEGQSYPPSLDPTKVKLTEKIEKLPAFDKTGTMKSLTFADPVYWATNEDAWTKQWNRISKGA; the protein is encoded by the coding sequence ATGAAACTGTCCAACGGCAAGCGGCTTGAACGGCTGCATGATCGATATCGAAACGGTGATCTCAGCCGCCGCACTTTCCTGACGCTGACAGCCGCCGCGGCTGCCGCGGCGGGTCTCGACATGCCCTGGATGCGGCAGGCGCTCGCCGCGGTCCAGGAGGTTCGCTTCGACGGCTGGGGCGGCACGGTGCAGGACGCGATCGACAAATACGCCTTCCAGCCCTACACCACCAAGACCAAGATCAAGGTCGTCCAGGGCACGTTCGGCGACGAGGACGAGATCATCACCAAGATCAAGACCTCGAAGCCCGGCGACTACCAGGTCATCCATTCCTCCGGCGTCAACTACTACATCAAATACGTCAATGGCGGCCTGACCTCGGAGATCAACGAGGCCAACATCCCCAACATGGCGAATGTGCTGCAGCCGATGATCGAGCCGTTCCGCAAGCTGACGCCGAAACTCTCGGCCGTGCCTTACGACTACGGCACGACAGGCATCGCCTACAACACCAAGGTGATCTCGCCCGAGGAAGCCAAGGAAAAGGGCGCCGCCCTTTTGCTCGACAAGAAATATGCCGGCAAGGTCGGCGGCTATGACGACATGACCACGCGCGTCTGGTACGCCGCGCTCGCCACCGGGCAGGATCCCAACAACATCAAGGACATGGACACGATCTGGGCCAAGGTGCGCGAGACGCGCGACCTTGCCAAGAAGTTCTGGAGTTCCGGCGCCGAGCTGATGGACCTGCTTTCCAAGGGCGAGATCGTGGTGACCGACGCCTGGTCGGGCCGCGTCGCCGCCTTGCAGGACCAGGGCCATCCGATCGGCTATCTCGATCCGGCCGGCTCCTATGCCTGGATGGAGGACATGCTGATCCTGAAGGGCTCGCCGATGGCCGAGTGCGAGGAGCTGATCAACTTCATGCTCGACCCGGCGACCTCCATCGCGGTGGCCGAGGGCCAGAGCTATCCGCCATCGCTCGACCCGACCAAGGTCAAGCTCACCGAGAAGATCGAGAAGCTGCCGGCCTTCGACAAGACCGGCACGATGAAGTCGCTGACCTTCGCCGACCCGGTCTACTGGGCGACCAACGAGGACGCCTGGACCAAGCAGTGGAACAGGATCTCGAAAGGTGCCTGA
- a CDS encoding helix-turn-helix domain-containing protein: protein MKRAAFDGEQPAGDAVGQRARKPSELLAAQARTAFRHRARHRADGGLPGAQGASSKSLLEGSDPQIGDIAYRRGFTDAGHFSRVLRQQTGITPTHLRHPNRMPACAAG from the coding sequence GTGAAGCGCGCTGCTTTTGATGGAGAGCAACCTGCGGGAGACGCTGTCGGTCAGCGAGCTCGCAAGCCGTCTGAACTGCTCGCGGCGCAAGCTCGAACGGCTTTTCGGCACCGAGCTCGGCATCGGGCCGATGGCGGCCTACCTGGCGCTCAGGGTGCATCATCCAAGTCGCTGCTCGAAGGCAGCGACCCGCAGATCGGCGACATCGCCTATCGCCGCGGCTTCACCGATGCCGGCCATTTCAGCCGGGTGTTGCGCCAGCAGACCGGCATCACGCCAACCCATCTCAGGCACCCCAACCGGATGCCCGCCTGCGCGGCGGGGTAA